In Zingiber officinale cultivar Zhangliang chromosome 1A, Zo_v1.1, whole genome shotgun sequence, a genomic segment contains:
- the LOC122029884 gene encoding uncharacterized protein LOC122029884, translated as MESFNANNFLPPRKRLLAELRRENSEFDYLPPVPFVSGDLGARLRDIINSPDSTPEKILEVSESVALAATEIAVVARKTAIEKAAAATKAKSDAKDALLFLDSITMNRKCRKVCSNKIKMRKKHIPIKLLYKTYHPSGSLVTHEELTRKMHHAMNSSSIISNHREKLIQNSGQEVPCNSEDVYNETAHDCNAESITSNYSEGKTVVCSKADNFEEEEDFCHRMKKQQNELFRSVAGSRKVRVKQKKLLLSQCNLRDIVEPPKKISPSENLSFKKESNLDSAESNMSSDDTEVVPDGGVSMKITSAWKCKKIRVSQCSSDSNILKGLC; from the coding sequence ATGGAATCTTTCAATGCTAATAATTTTTTGCCTCCTCGTAAGCGTCTGCTCGCTGAACTTCGGAGGGAGAATTCCGAATTTGATTACCTGCCGCCAGTTCCTTTTGTTTCGGGCGATCTTGGTGCTCGGCTTAGAGATATTATCAACTCCCCAGATTCGACTCCGGAAAAGATCCTCGAGGTTTCCGAATCTGTGGCTTTGGCAGCAACTGAAATTGCTGTGGTAGCAAGAAAAACTGCAATTGAGAAAGCTGCAGCAGCTACAAAAGCTAAATCTGATGCCAAGGATGCATTGCTATTTCTGGATTCTATCACGATGAATAGGAAATGCAGAAAAGTCTGTTCAAACAAAATTAAAATGAGGAAAAAACATATCCCAATAAAGCTCCTGTATAAGACTTACCATCCTTCTGGAAGCCTAGTAACTCATGAAGAACTAACAAGGAAGATGCATCATGCAATGAATAGTTCATCAATAATCtccaatcatagggaaaagcTGATTCAGAATTCTGGGCAAGAAGTTCCATGTAATAGTGAGGATGTCTACAATGAAACTGCACATGATTGTAATGCGGAGAGTATCACAAGTAACTACTCCGAAGGGAAAACTGTTGTATGTTCCAAGGCTGACAAttttgaggaggaagaagatttctGTCACCGCATGAAGAAACAACAAAATGAGTTGTTCAGATCAGTAGCTGGTAGTAGGAAAGTGAGGGTTAAGCAAAAGAAGTTGCTTTTGAGTCAATGCaaccttagagatatagtagagcCACCAAAAAAAATATCACCATctgaaaatctttctttcaaaaaAGAATCAAATTTGGATTCTGCAGAAAGTAATATGTCTTCAGATGATACAGAAGTGGTTCCTGATGGTGGAGTCTCAATGAAGATTACTTCGGCATGGAAATGCAAAAAGATCAGGGTATCACAGTGCTCATCGGATAGTAATATATTGAAAGGATTGTGTTAA